The Helianthus annuus cultivar XRQ/B chromosome 15, HanXRQr2.0-SUNRISE, whole genome shotgun sequence genomic sequence GGGGGCTAGTTTCGTAATTCAACCCAAGTCTTGGCTATTTTCGTAATTTTCTCATAATTACTACCTGCATTCCCACAACGAGACATGACTTGGCGAATAAGCGATAGAAGAAACGGAAATGGTTTTGTCTTCCATATTGTACGAGTACATCATATTGCCCATTTCATCGCGAATGTGTATATAACCCTCTAACTCAGACGCAAACACACGGCTGTAATAAATAGAGCAATCACCAGAAAGATCTACGAAAAATACGGCGCCTTTGAGGTTTACCATTTCTTCCCACATCATACTAGCGACATTCCGTCTAAACAAACACACATTACCAAGTGTTTTTCTTGTAACCCCCCAAAGACTTGTGACCTCTTTAAAAGCTACTCTAATATAGAACAATTCCGTATTTGATCCTTTCAGTAACGGTATCGATATGGGAAAATGCGTGGTGACGGTATGGGAAGGGCATTTCCCAACTCGCGAAAGTTGTACCGCTGGTTGTGAATCGTTAACTCTAATGTCAACTTGTATGAGACTCTCACCGTTATTACACAAGGCGTATACTTTACCATTGTAAGAAGTTGGGCATTGTAAAATGCCGTCATAACGGCCGTTTATTCTCGCCAGCTGCCTGTTGTACGGCCTTCTTGTCCATGTTAACCGGTCTAGTTTATACCCGAGCTGACAAAACACAAAGGTACGTTCTCCAGTTATCGTCAACAGGAGAACTGACGTCGGATCATCAGGTGGGGACGACAAACAACATTGTCCAACAGATTCCGAAGCGTTTAAACTCAAGGGGGGGAGGTTTATGAGCTTAGACGTCGCTGGGTTCCAAAGCGACCACGTGTTCTTCTTTGAGAGAATCACCCAACCGTGAGAATGTCCGCGAATAAGTCTACCGAGTAACTCGGGTATTCGACAGTTGTAATGGTACAGCTGGTCAGGTATCCTGTAAAAAGTCTGGTATCTACTGCCGTCGAGGTTCTGAGCGACCAACCATGGGTAGTTTGCCGATAGGGGAGGGAACTGAGTACCACACGCAATCAGCTTTCGTTCCATctgataatatttttttttttttgaacttaaTTAGTGAAACATATATGTGTTTATCAGTTAATGAATCACTGAgctaaacataaaaaaaaaattaaaaaaaaaaaaaaaaaacatatataactTTACagatttttaacttgttttagcATAACAAAAGCATTAACTGTAGATAATATTTTTTGGTCTCTATACAAATGATCAAATAATAACACATAGAAAAAACCTATGTAACACAACAAATAATGATAAACCGATGTAACGTGTCCCTCTAACCGCAGAAAAAACATCCGAATGCTACATATGGAATGACCAAAGATGAATATATAAGACGAGTAGACGAAACAATAACTTCAAAACTGTACAGAACAAGTTCAAAACACGACATCCTCAACCTTTAACAGGGCGGACCTACCTTATAGTAAGGGGTAGCCCCCGCCAGTGGCAGATCTAGGAATGTTTTCCACCAGGTTCCTTTTGGTAGATTTTCACTAATTCTCACAATTTTTTTCTAAATCATACAAGATTTCCActaattttttctattttttccaAACCGAGGGGTTCCTGGGAAACCCCCAAAACACCCCTGGATCCGCCCCTGGCCCCCGCTACCCCTTGATGgtggtagtgtaaattttggaaaaaaatgatttttttgccCTTTTTTTCAATTTCGTCACCCTTTTTTGAAACGTTACTCTATAAGGATTTTCTATATCCGCCACCGACCTTTAACGTATCAAACTAATACTCAAGTGCAAATTCTTCTTCACTTTATTATTGTTAGATTATGGATCAAGTACACATAGGCTATGAAACAGAAACACCACAGATGAGTAACTTTTAATAATATTTGTTCTCTATACAAGTGATCAAATAATAACATAGTTATAACAATATAAATAACTGAAACAAAACCAAACCTATTCGATTGCTGCAGGCAGCCTTGATTTGTGTAAGGGGAGAAGAAGGGgttgtattttttttaacaaacgaaAATTTGAATTCTAAATTAAAATAaacaataatatatttttttagattGATAAATGAGTTCGAAAACTATTCTATTTTGGATAAGATTTGattatagattttttttaaacttaaattattAATTAGATAAACTTATATAAGGTAAAgattaattaatttaaaaaaaaattctaaagtCTAAAATTTAATAAAGGAAACCGGTGAAAAGGAAATTAGTTTAAAAAATGGAAAGAAAATCCATTAAATGAGAAGGAGATGCCGAGATGGTAGCTTTTGGGCCGCTGCCCTACAAGGCAACAAGGCCTGTTAAGCCCAGTATCCAGATCACTCGGTTCCATGGGCAGACCTACCCTTTGGCCAGGGTGGGCGGCCACATCCCTtggaaaaaaaatttagtgtatattttagacaaaaaaacccgaccgcactCCTTGAAAATGTGGTTGAACACCTTCTCCGCACCCCTAACAAATAATTTATGGGTCCGCCACTGCCCGGTTCACTATCAGGATTTGCATTGTTATAAAACGAACAAATCTACGGTACGGTTACATTAGAGCTAGATGCAGCGGCTAGCATATCTTTCATCTGTTTCATCACGCGACTCGCGGTGTGCTTATTGTAGCTTTCACCAATGTTTTCTTTGCACCACTAAAATTTGAAGTTTGTTATTCTCTCCAAACACTTCCTTCTAAGATTTTACACTTTATACTATttctaaggctatagggtgtggggatcatggttgggacatgatttgccacctaggaacatgaatggaaggttacaccacccccttgattgatccaccatggtttgcatggattaaaccatgacaaccatggtcctcctttctatttttcaacaaatcatttcattttttctttagacaaaaataaattaataaaataaggggctagtggtttgagttatgaccacacccttagggtagtggttttggatggtggattagaggtgggttacatggcactaacatggagggtcatgatggtcatgagggtcatgaccacaccctatagcctaatgaTAAATATTAGTATTGTATGTGGTAACTTGTTCATTTGTCTAATTTAGTTATTAACAATCTCCTTCAACGCTTGTTTTACGTGATGTTTCATGAAAATGGCAAGATATTAGTTGCTTCTGTTTAGATTTATCTAACTTTGTTTTATACGTTACGAGAATTTCAATATATGACGGACAGATAACCTATATCTTATCACGGGAAGTGATCAATATTAGATGTGTTGGGATGATATTCACTACAAGTCCGGGCTTAACATGCGAATGGTATGAATAGCCAAATTAATTGTGCTTTAGTTACTAGAGTTATCCTTATTACACTATTATAAAATTGTTGTGTAATAATATTTACTCTTGCTAGCGCATACTATTAATTACTCTAGTTATTTGTATCATTCGCCAACGGCTGTTAAAAATTGTTTGTATTTTATCCTAACACTATATGCGTTCACCTGgtgtttagtgcttattttttaTTCCACAACGTATATTTTATCTAGTTAATGTTTATACATGAGATTTGACTTTGCATTTACATAAAGTGGTGTGTCGTATGTACGATATCTCAACAAGATGCAAACGTCATGTGAACGTATTCATATTAGTAGGAAGATACCACGTCTAAAGCTAAAGCATGATCGCTATTCGAACAACTCATCATATAATAACTCTTTTTAAAATTTCCTAGGATGTGATTTTAGAAACCCTTTTCGTCCAACACTCACATTTATTACTATGACGAGCACTAAACTTGGATTAATTATATCCGAAAATAAATATATAGAAAATCATGCATTGAAAGTACAAACAAACAATTTTTTAGGCTTGTCCAATTCATGAATACCTCTTATCTTTTTCTACAAACAAACAAACTCTTGTAAGTTAGTTCTACACTTTGATGAAAATTTATAAACAAAAATTCTCTTTATATTTAGTTTTAATATTTAACCTAGGATTTGTTGAGTATTAAGCCACCTGATCAAGTGGACATCAGAAATGCTTTTCTGATCAAAGGATAAGAGGATAAAAAGATAGGGTTATCCAATCTTCTCTGTTCCCCATTATTCCCGGATCATGTTTGTGaccttctttctctttcttcaatcTCTATATAAGAGATTCATTTGTATTGTAATCTTTGTACCTCACCAAGAAATATAAACTCCTAGTTACCCGTGGACATAGGTCAGTttagaccgaaccacgtaaatcctTGTATTCTTGATTGTGGCAGATTGTGAGAGCAGAAAGTGtgtgtggtccgagtttgtgtgTGAGAGAGTTCGATCCTAACAGGATTGAGCAAAGAAAACTGATAACCCGATATAACCAATGCTAAAAATTATAGTTTTAAAAAATAATAGATTATCCAGTTTCAGCTAGGCACGTATAACCAAGTAGCTGACCGATATAACCGGACTGAACTTACGGACAATTGCAGGTCAACCCAACCCAACGAGAATCGTTACATATAACAGCAGAAAAGAGTCTCAAAATAATTTGATATGCCGAAATGCAACAAAAATTATAGTTCACAGCATTAAGTGTATTGATGCCAATCTTTTACCTCATAAGCCCGTTATTTGGCCCCATTCAAATACAGTTACAACTACCAAACTACagaagaaaaaataaaataaaaaataaacccGTTCATGGCATGGTTGACTTTAGTCATCGTCACGCCGACCTTGACATTTGAGCACCACCCGTGTTGTTAGCATCCCTTGTTTTAGTTGGCCTACGACCTTTGTCGGGCCCACCGATCACGCCCCATTCTTCAAACTGCCTTTGTCTTGCTCTAGCGCGTTCTTTCTCTTCCTCGGATTTTGAAGCATAACAGTAGGGACACGTAACACCATATTCCCACTCTGGCGATTCCATGTCAGCGTCGCTCACGGGTTTCTTGCAGCCGTAGCATAGTTTGAAGTTTCCCGGCACCAGCCCGTGCTTGACGGAAACTCGTTTGTCAAACACAAAGCACTCGCCCTCCCAAAGAGACTCGGTTTTGGGGACTTCCTCTAGGTATTTGAGTATCCCACCTTGTAAATGGTAGacctaataaaataaaatgtgttGTGAATACCATCCACAAGAAATACACCGAAAAACCTTCATAAACAACTCAAAACGAGCTCTTTTGGTTCAATCGCGAAAcacattttgtattgattttttaaacattttataaATAGTTAGTATgtcaaatatgattacaaaatCATATTATTCCAATTTTCCACATATAACATCAAACCGGGCAGGTCAATAACGGGTCAAAACTAgagctgcaaacgaaccgaacgtttgGCGAATAGTTCGTGAACTGTTAGGCGGGaaattcgtttgtgttcgttcgtttaataaatgaacgaacacgaacaaaaaaattggttcgtttagttaaatgaacgaacatgaacaaaaaaattgGTTCGTTTATGTTCGATAGTTTGTTGGTgcttttaatttttatattttatttaaatcctTCAAAACTCTGACAAATTAAATACTTAATAAGTTATAAGTATCGTTATATTATGtattatgttcatgaacgcttgtttgtattcatttgttttcatttgtgttcatgaacattagtttgtgttcgATTGTGTTCATGACCATTAGTTTGCGTTcgttacctaaaattaacaaacaaatgTGAACATGTTGTTTTCCTTgatgaatgaacacgaacagaggatctcgttcggtaagtgttcatgaacagttcgtgaacacatatatttccttaacaaacgaacactcagttcgtttgcagccctagtcaAAACTGCTAATTTTTTAGTGTAGGCCAGGCTCACCCAAAAacacttttatttaaaaaaattaaaaaataaaataaaaacttaatTTTCTACAATCAATCGGTGTCAAATATGATTAAAGATAGAATTTCAATAATGATCTAGTATTTTAGATAAAACAGCTATAAAAGGTTATAACTTAATAATACAATTTGGACCAGTTTTACCAGTTTCCTTTTAAGCCTTTCTTATTCATTTTGACCGTCTGACCCGTCATATATAAAACAAAACCAAGATCAACCAACTTTAAGATTAAGTTTAGAGTTAAAAGTGTAAGCTACACTTACCTCTTTAAACCCTTTGCTGAGAAGGAAACTTGAGGCTTTTTCACAGCGAATACCACCTGTACAATACATTGCAACACGAGGTGGAGATTTCTGTCCCTCATTTTGTTTGCCAGATAATTGATCATCGACCCATGATGGGAACTCCCTGAAAGCTGTGGTACGTGGATCAACTGCCCCTTTAAACTTGCCAATTCTTGTTTCATAGTCATTGCGCACATCAATAACAACCTAAGAGAACATCCATATAATTAAGTTTGTTTCAATTCTAGTTGGCAAAAAGTAACCTACAATGTTGTTCCCAAGATCACCCCTTGTTTCATGAATTTTCCAAAACCAAGTAGAGTAATAAAGTTGGCGATAGCCCGATAGAATACGTAAACAGGAAAATAACCAGCTATcaatagggctgcaaacgaaccaaacgtttggcgaacagttcgtgaaccgttcatcgggaagttcgtttgtgttcgttcgtttattaaacaaacgaacacgaacaagaaatttcgttcgtttagttaaatgaactaacatgaacagaggtcgcgtcgcgttcattcatttatgttcgtgaacgttcggtaacgtgttcgtgtATGTTCGATAGCTCattaatgtttttattttttagattttatttaaatacttcaaaattccgacaaataaaatatttaacaagtgtcggtgtattatatattctgttcatgaacgcttgtttgtgttcgtttgtttccatttgtgttcatgaacattagtttgtgctcatttgtgttcatcgACGCGTTTGtttcctaaaattaacaaacacaaacgaacatgaacataaaatcccgttcggtaagtgttcatgaacagttcgtgaacacgtatatttcttaacaaacgaacacgttcgttcagttcgtttgcagccctagctATCGGTCAAATGGAGAGAATTACCGTATCTGGATCACTGATCAATGAATTCCACTCATCTGGGCTGACATAAGTCCCAACTCTTTCATTAGGTGATACAGACGGCATTCCAAGCGAAACTATCTGCACCAAAAATAAATTTTAGGGAGGTAGAAATTACGACCCATGCACCAACAAAAGGGTTGGAAGGCATCCAAGGAATAAAAAGTCAAATGGGTCAGATATATAAATTTTGCAACAAAAGGGAAACATGCCAAATGTGTCCATGGtgtagttgttaatagcgaatagcaGACGATTGCGACAAAccacctatacgctacgtagtgATAGCGATGAAATAGCGGGCACTATTTTATATTTAGCAATACACTAGAAGAAAATTATagaaatattttatatgtatatcaAAATACGttgtttttatatgtatatttagaaaaataaaaactaaaatccCGCTATTTTATGGTTAAATAAATAGCTAAATAAATCATTAGTAAACAATCTCTCCCTCCAACATAACTCTACAAAACTAATTACCTCTTTTTTAAGTTTCACCCTCACATGGTCCCATCTAAACGGTGCATCTTCTCCAGCAGCGAGTGGAGAACTGCTTGTATGTCCATGGTGGATAGCTTCTTCTTCAGGGCTTACAGGTGACTCTATTTGTCGGAGACCCTTTAAGCGATCATCAGACTGAATAAAGTCAAGAACTTGCTCAACTGATTTCCGGATGCCACATATGCTGCCATTGATTCCCTCTGGTGCAAGAATGATGCCACCTGAAATGTACTGAAAAGTATAAGTTCGGTGAGGGCCTGAGGAGTATGATTAACAAGGATAGACAGGGTCATGAAAGTATAAAACAATGAGGCCGgctctgagaattcatgtaccctgttcgagctcgaaaaaatgtgcccttaggccttaacgaaattgggtattgagCTCATTAAAGGAATGTtaatgggctaataactaatctaaaccataaaaatagttttgtaagtgggcctatgttggtgtttgtatgggtatatcctattaatttttttatttttacatatacatatcggagtttttaaaaaaataacgtGCCCTTCGgtccctggccggtggtccttcCCGCCCACCTTCAGGGCCGGCCATGCAATGAACAGAACTAATAAAGGCCATTGTGTGAAACAAATCAATCTTTATTGATGCAGAGTTATGGCAGATTTGCTTATGCACAAGACATTACGGGGCGTTTGAAAGTGTGTTTTTAAAGCAAGTTTGTGATATTAAATGCTCATAATTAAATATTCAACTGTAAGAAAGTAGGTTGTAGAAGACCAGAAGATAATGTGCTTCTTTAATTTGAAAATGTAATAAAGTCCCGAGTGTTTGGCAAATTGTGACTATTTAAGGAATTAATTGAGAAGATGGCCGAAAATGACATTCTTTGTGAAAGTGATTGAAGTTATGTGAAGCCTGGTCATAAAGTCCCTCAAATTAGGCTAAAATAGAGATTAAAGAATAACATAATCCGTATTCTGTTTATCCAAACAACCCCTATAAGTCTATAACTGAACAGTTCATTTCCACAAACTATATGCAGTTAAACTTGAATGTCAAAAAGATCAAAAGTGATAAGCATACATCTCAATAATTACTGCAGCAGATATATGAACTTTAGTACCACAATGATTCTACAATAACACTCCATATATCAAAAACTCCTTGCATGCACAGAGCACCTCTAGCTAGGGGTGAgcaataaccgaaccgttaaccaaaaccgaaccaaaaAACCGACAAAACCAAGCCGAAATGAACTGAAAATAGGTTAACGTGTATTTTTTGTACCATCgtttaaccgaaattaaccgaaccgaaccgaatcatttaaatcttcatatatttctagcttttatacatCCGTGACATGttttatacctctatttcatgtatttatacctccattacatgtatttttaaacaaaaatttaagCCAAGGTTTGgtttggttattaaccgaaattaacggAACCGGACCGAAAACCAACAAACTAACCGAATAAACCGAACCGATGACTTCGGTTACGGTTACGGTTACGAATGATGCTAATAACCGAACAGAACCGTGCACACCCACCCCTACCTCTAGCTATCAATAAACATTCAATCAATTACACAACAATAACATTTGCCTGTGTATCCCTATCAATTAACATTACTTCACAATAATGAGTAATCACATCACTAAAACAACCAATAtcaataaataatatataatttcTTCTAATCCGTTGGTTAAGATAACTCACCAGCTTCTCGCACAGGTCTTTCAACGGTTTACGCAAATCAGCATGGTCAGGAAACTCAGCAAACTTATAAAACGACACTACCACGAGCTGAACCGATTCATCCTCATCGATTCCAGAAACCGAAACCGGATTAACCGCCGCACACGACGAAAACGACGAAAAACCGTTGGAAACCGTAACGGCTTGAGGTAAAGTTTTGCAGGTGATGTGAGGAGTATGTGGATTGGAGAACAATGGAAGAAGATTAGTGGATctagttgaagatgatgatggattGATGTTCATGGAGGTGGAGCTAGGGTTAGGGTTTGGTGAAGAAGACGATAACATTTTCAGCGTGTGAAAGAGTAGAGGAGGTGTTCTGTAGCAGGTAACAAAGGGAAGAGATTGCATTGGAATATCTGAATTAATTAGGGGCTTTTCTGTCATTATCATGTTGTTGTTTACTTGGCTGtattttacactttaccccctCTAGTTTAGTGATCAGTTTTTTTCGGGTTTCGTGTTTCAGGTTTTTCGGGTCGGATTGTTCGGGTTTTTTGCCGGaaaaaagtgacccgataaccaGGGGCGTAGCTTAGTGTGAAGTggggggtgcacccgccctccCAATGTTTCGGTTGAAAGTGTAAAATTTCATATATTttgtccgaaaattttaaaattatataggattgtCTCCCTATAATGCCTCGTTTTTTCGCAGCTTTCCGTTTTTAGAAAGATTGTATCGTAATTCTATTTTCGGAGACTTGTTTCCTTTGTAATCATTTCTTATTTCGAGTCATTGTAAATCTAAGACTTTGATCGTACTAAAATTGATCTTTTATGTGATATATACATTATTTATACATGTTTATACCTTGATACATACATTCGTTTGATACATAATTCATAATTCTCATAAACGAAGGTTTAACTCGCAAACAACTATCGCGTATTCGTAATCTTAAACCTTCCATACATACAAAAGCTTGATCACTTAATTATAAGACTAACTTATATATTTTCGTCACTCGATTGGTGCCTAAACACCTATTATACAAACTTGTTTGCTACATATTAGTTAATCACATATTTTCTTCTATTTCattcacttaaaatatatttatttcacATAATAGGTCATGACACATGTTGATTATACATTCATACATcataaatacataacaaacacCTCAAATATACATCTtaaatgtcaaaaaaaaaaacaagaacatTAAAGGCTATCTAGCCTTGCGATCGGAAATATGGCAGCCACTTTAGTCCTTTTTTTACTATCATCTCCCCTTTTTAAGTTAATAGATTAGTCATCAAATAGGCCCCAAAAATGGACATAGATAGCTGATTGTTCAGTTACAGCATTCATTTTCAGCCATCTATTCGCTTAATATTTTTGCTTTTTAATGGATTAACTCCCAACTAACCCTATTTAATACTCACCTAACTCAAACCCTGATTACTCCCTATAAATACAACACTTTCCTATTCATTTTTTCACTTTACCAACATTTTACACACTCCAAAACGCTGTCTAGTTCACTGAATTTTCGCAAGTTTTGAGCAGAAAGTTCCAGCCATTCTAAGTGAGTTTTAACTCACTTCTTCTACTATGTTCTTCTCATTTCTTCTTCTAAAACACTTgtataacctctaggaaggttttcacaagtttgcttgggcaaactaaggtgaaatctcaccatttttgaggtccaaagtgcactttaaattctgcttgtttttatctttttgtaTCTTCATGTTCTTATAGAAACTTGGTGGAACCTTGtcccaccaagctcacaacttagTCCATGGTTGTGGGTTTGTCTTGAAGTGATTtccatcaaagttttgggttcaaacacccattttAATTCAGTTTATACAT encodes the following:
- the LOC110912771 gene encoding rhodanese-like domain-containing protein 7 — protein: MIMTEKPLINSDIPMQSLPFVTCYRTPPLLFHTLKMLSSSSPNPNPSSTSMNINPSSSSTRSTNLLPLFSNPHTPHITCKTLPQAVTVSNGFSSFSSCAAVNPVSVSGIDEDESVQLVVVSFYKFAEFPDHADLRKPLKDLCEKLYISGGIILAPEGINGSICGIRKSVEQVLDFIQSDDRLKGLRQIESPVSPEEEAIHHGHTSSSPLAAGEDAPFRWDHVRVKLKKEIVSLGMPSVSPNERVGTYVSPDEWNSLISDPDTVVIDVRNDYETRIGKFKGAVDPRTTAFREFPSWVDDQLSGKQNEGQKSPPRVAMYCTGGIRCEKASSFLLSKGFKEVYHLQGGILKYLEEVPKTESLWEGECFVFDKRVSVKHGLVPGNFKLCYGCKKPVSDADMESPEWEYGVTCPYCYASKSEEEKERARARQRQFEEWGVIGGPDKGRRPTKTRDANNTGGAQMSRSA